A stretch of the Streptomyces venezuelae genome encodes the following:
- a CDS encoding caspase domain-containing protein, whose product MTGPGRHALVVVTSRYEDVGLGALRAPVQDAAGLADVLGDPTVGDFDVEVLTDPTVQRLRIAVEDFFADRSTRDTLLLHFSCHGVKNAAGKLFLAAADTYRNRLAATAVPAEYVSGLMLESRAQRAVLLLDCCYAGAFERGMIARAGATVEVQESFHDLERTGGKRGRAVFTASSALEYAFEGDQPVPGGEPGTAPGDGPSLFTGALVEGLRSGDADLDHDGEVGMSELADYVNERIRELTPHQTPQLWLFGSQGDLTIAHTGRRRAVATDLPTPLADAVRSDSRERKLWSVEDLGTLLCGPDVGVALAAHIALSELAADDSRRVAERATRALALAAPRVDTPALRVAAAEPAVVKVAGPPIVLATLEARTDPWLKVRYVDGGIELVPEETERGHHEGTVQLRTATGELAIAVATPEEAEATGEAAVAAQTGSGGPAVRQQDTVQQEPEQREQERREPEREPEQQEREQREPEQVTPLMAAGTEAAAAAPPLSPWPFLFSAAAMLAALSLPFYEKVEAKRYPMWLSSPYWYWPLGWVGTSMLVLAILSTITCSTAGVLVLRRSAVVRRRAVRVWCGTLATLTVYAMVALWVFASVLRKDFDAGLGFLAFVMGGLLQAWGAVQLRLAAVPRPPDRTDPHSLRPCTLAAVFTSLTLAIPLGSGGPAWQLIALLEWSGARQAASAVILLSAVVNAAMAVHAWDGHSVARLRGVLWWYGTLALLTLGATVYFWSVLKGQAGLGQYLLTLGCGLQLWTAVTLWLDKPATA is encoded by the coding sequence ATGACCGGGCCGGGCAGGCACGCGCTGGTCGTGGTGACCAGCCGGTACGAGGACGTGGGACTGGGTGCCCTGCGGGCGCCCGTGCAGGACGCGGCGGGACTCGCCGATGTGCTGGGTGACCCCACGGTCGGTGATTTCGACGTGGAGGTGCTGACCGACCCCACCGTCCAGCGGCTGCGCATCGCGGTGGAGGACTTCTTCGCCGACCGGTCCACCAGGGACACCCTGCTGCTGCACTTCTCGTGCCACGGGGTGAAGAACGCCGCGGGCAAGCTCTTCCTCGCCGCCGCCGACACCTACCGCAACCGGCTGGCCGCGACCGCCGTACCGGCCGAGTACGTGAGCGGTCTGATGCTGGAGAGCCGCGCCCAGCGTGCGGTCCTGCTCCTGGACTGCTGTTACGCGGGAGCGTTCGAGCGGGGGATGATCGCCCGGGCGGGCGCGACGGTCGAGGTCCAGGAGAGCTTCCACGACCTGGAGCGCACCGGCGGGAAGCGCGGACGTGCGGTCTTCACCGCCTCCAGTGCCCTGGAATACGCCTTCGAGGGCGACCAGCCGGTGCCCGGGGGCGAACCCGGGACGGCTCCCGGGGACGGTCCGTCGTTGTTCACGGGCGCCCTGGTGGAGGGGCTGCGCAGCGGCGATGCCGACCTCGACCACGACGGCGAGGTCGGCATGTCCGAGCTGGCGGACTACGTCAACGAGCGGATCCGGGAGCTGACCCCGCACCAGACCCCGCAGCTGTGGCTGTTCGGCAGCCAGGGCGACCTCACCATCGCGCACACCGGCCGCCGGCGGGCCGTCGCCACCGACCTCCCGACCCCGCTCGCCGACGCCGTCCGCTCCGACAGCCGGGAGCGGAAGCTGTGGTCGGTCGAGGACCTGGGCACCCTGCTGTGCGGCCCGGACGTGGGCGTGGCGCTCGCCGCCCACATCGCCCTGTCCGAGCTGGCCGCCGACGACAGCCGCCGGGTGGCCGAACGCGCCACCCGCGCCCTGGCGCTGGCCGCTCCCCGGGTGGACACCCCGGCCCTGCGGGTGGCGGCGGCCGAGCCGGCCGTGGTGAAGGTGGCGGGCCCGCCGATCGTCCTCGCCACGCTGGAGGCCAGGACGGACCCGTGGCTGAAGGTCCGGTACGTGGACGGTGGCATCGAGCTGGTGCCGGAGGAGACGGAACGGGGGCACCACGAGGGGACGGTCCAGCTGCGGACGGCGACCGGGGAACTGGCGATCGCGGTGGCGACGCCGGAGGAAGCGGAGGCGACCGGCGAGGCGGCGGTCGCGGCGCAGACCGGGAGCGGCGGGCCGGCGGTGCGGCAGCAGGACACGGTGCAGCAGGAACCGGAGCAGCGCGAGCAGGAGCGGCGGGAGCCGGAGCGGGAACCCGAACAGCAGGAGCGGGAGCAGCGCGAGCCGGAGCAGGTGACGCCGCTCATGGCCGCCGGGACCGAAGCCGCCGCGGCGGCTCCTCCCCTCAGCCCATGGCCCTTCCTGTTCTCGGCCGCAGCGATGCTGGCGGCGCTGTCCTTGCCCTTTTACGAAAAGGTCGAGGCGAAGCGGTACCCCATGTGGCTCTCCTCGCCGTACTGGTACTGGCCGCTGGGCTGGGTCGGCACGAGCATGCTCGTGCTGGCGATCCTCAGCACCATCACGTGCTCCACGGCCGGCGTCCTCGTCCTGCGCCGGTCCGCTGTCGTCCGGCGACGGGCCGTGCGCGTGTGGTGCGGCACGCTCGCGACGCTGACCGTCTACGCGATGGTGGCGCTCTGGGTCTTCGCCTCGGTCCTCAGAAAGGACTTCGACGCCGGCCTGGGCTTCCTCGCCTTCGTCATGGGCGGCCTGCTCCAAGCCTGGGGAGCGGTTCAGCTCAGGCTGGCGGCCGTCCCCCGCCCGCCGGACCGCACCGATCCGCACTCGCTCCGGCCGTGCACGCTCGCGGCGGTGTTCACGAGTCTGACCCTGGCGATTCCGCTGGGTTCCGGTGGTCCCGCGTGGCAGCTCATCGCGCTGCTGGAATGGAGCGGTGCCCGCCAGGCGGCGAGCGCCGTGATCCTGCTGAGCGCGGTCGTCAACGCGGCGATGGCGGTCCACGCGTGGGACGGGCACTCGGTCGCCCGGCTGCGCGGAGTGCTCTGGTGGTACGGCACCCTGGCCCTGCTGACCCTGGGGGCGACGGTCTACTTCTGGTCGGTGCTCAAGGGCCAGGCCGGACTCGGCCAGTACCTGCTCACCCTCGGCTGCGGCCTCCAGCTCTGGACCGCGGTCACCCTCTGGCTCGACAAACCGGCCACCGCCTGA
- a CDS encoding glycosyl hydrolase family 18 protein, whose product MHIRKPFVAAATTAALAAGALATFASLGTAQAADTSTTASAGGVRIAYYDQWSVYGNAFYPKHLDTRGIASKLDVVNYSFGNIHPTELTCFEANKAAGDDNNPNAGDGAGDSYADYQKSFSAADSVDGVADKWDQPIVGVFNQFKELKAKYPHLKINISLGGWTYSKYFHDAAKTDASRKKFVASCIKQYIKGDLPVEGGFGGPGTAAGIFDGIDIDWEYPGSSGGHLGNHYGPEDKQNFTLLLQEFRKQLDAEGAANGGKKYLLTAALPAGQDKIKYIETDKIGQYLDYANIMTYDMHGAWDGDGPTYHQSPLYPSAADPTDPIAPGTEKYSIDNAIDSWIDGNPAYGIAGGFPANKLTLGYEFYYRGWKGVPAGTANGLAQSATGASGARPLSQQAGIAHYKELGGIVDNPATTFWDDQSKSSYFYKDGEFFTGLNQKSIQARVDYGKQRGLAGAMMYSLLGLDSNTTLLNQINDALGGTTQPPTTPPTTPPTTPPTTPPTTPPTTGCGSLPAYVAGTVYTGGSEVSHNGRKYKAQWWTQNETPGTTGEWGVWKDLGAC is encoded by the coding sequence ATGCACATCCGTAAACCCTTCGTCGCGGCTGCGACCACCGCGGCGCTCGCCGCCGGAGCGCTGGCCACCTTTGCGAGCCTCGGCACCGCCCAGGCCGCGGACACCTCCACCACCGCCTCCGCCGGCGGCGTGCGCATCGCGTACTACGACCAGTGGAGCGTGTACGGGAACGCCTTTTACCCCAAGCACCTCGACACCCGGGGCATAGCGAGCAAGCTGGACGTCGTCAACTACTCGTTCGGCAACATCCACCCCACCGAGCTCACCTGTTTCGAAGCCAACAAGGCGGCGGGCGACGACAACAACCCCAACGCCGGGGACGGCGCGGGCGACAGCTACGCCGACTACCAGAAGTCCTTCAGCGCGGCCGACAGCGTCGACGGGGTCGCCGACAAGTGGGACCAGCCGATCGTGGGCGTCTTCAACCAGTTCAAGGAACTGAAGGCCAAGTACCCGCACCTGAAGATCAACATCTCGCTGGGCGGCTGGACCTACTCCAAGTACTTCCACGACGCGGCCAAGACCGACGCCTCCCGCAAGAAGTTCGTCGCCTCCTGCATCAAGCAGTACATCAAGGGCGACCTCCCGGTGGAGGGCGGCTTCGGCGGCCCCGGCACCGCGGCGGGCATCTTCGACGGCATCGACATCGACTGGGAGTACCCCGGCTCCTCCGGCGGCCACCTGGGCAACCACTACGGCCCCGAGGACAAGCAGAACTTCACCCTGCTGCTCCAGGAGTTCCGCAAGCAGCTCGACGCCGAGGGCGCGGCCAACGGCGGCAAGAAGTACCTGCTGACCGCCGCCCTCCCGGCCGGCCAGGACAAGATCAAGTACATCGAGACCGACAAGATCGGCCAGTACTTGGACTACGCGAACATCATGACGTACGACATGCACGGCGCCTGGGACGGCGACGGGCCGACGTACCACCAGTCCCCGCTGTACCCGTCCGCGGCCGACCCGACCGACCCGATCGCGCCGGGCACCGAGAAGTACTCGATCGACAACGCCATCGACTCCTGGATCGACGGCAACCCGGCCTACGGCATCGCGGGCGGCTTCCCCGCCAACAAGCTGACCCTGGGCTACGAGTTCTACTACCGCGGCTGGAAGGGCGTCCCCGCCGGGACGGCCAACGGCCTCGCCCAGAGCGCCACCGGTGCGTCCGGCGCCCGCCCGCTCAGCCAGCAGGCCGGCATCGCCCACTACAAGGAGCTCGGCGGGATCGTCGACAACCCGGCGACCACCTTCTGGGACGACCAGTCGAAGTCCTCGTACTTCTACAAGGACGGCGAGTTCTTCACCGGCCTGAACCAGAAGTCCATCCAGGCCCGGGTGGACTACGGCAAGCAGCGCGGCCTGGCCGGCGCGATGATGTACTCGCTCCTCGGCCTGGACAGCAACACCACGCTGCTGAACCAGATCAACGACGCCCTCGGCGGCACCACCCAGCCCCCGACGACGCCGCCCACCACCCCGCCGACGACGCCTCCGACCACGCCGCCGACGACCCCGCCGACCACCGGCTGCGGCTCGCTCCCGGCCTATGTCGCAGGCACCGTCTACACCGGCGGCAGCGAGGTCTCCCACAACGGCCGCAAGTACAAGGCCCAGTGGTGGACCCAGAACGAGACGCCGGGCACGACCGGTGAATGGGGTGTCTGGAAGGACCTCGGCGCCTGCTGA
- a CDS encoding M6 family metalloprotease domain-containing protein has protein sequence MPRQQTPGGVDRRMRSAAASLTSLTALAAMSLVAGPAAADNSAGPCALTRTAAHHSLGVDTWNRAYPKPERRLNAVMVFLSFPDARPKTTPEELTADYFPVTSDFFERASYGRFKLVPHPQKEWVQMPKTSTEYGIQRDWDPDDRAAYLRDAVVTADRSVDFSAYDIVYFVADPDAPGVDSDATKVVNFDRPIRADGTELRRIVTVFEQHPPDRNVLAHETGHVFDLPDLYHRPTDGKGDWDTYVGDWDVMGSQFGMAPDLFAWHKWKLGWLTTDQVDCVQSGTSLHTLQPLAEAVPRGGTGGTRLAVVRTGPGSAIAVEARGSAGNDGDTCTEGVLVYRVRNEAASGGGPIEVLDAHPDTEACWDRSVYPPLADAPLEVGETYTVPGERITIEVADRTQSGAYTVKITT, from the coding sequence GTGCCGCGACAGCAGACACCCGGGGGAGTGGACCGTCGTATGCGCAGCGCGGCGGCGTCCCTCACCTCGCTGACGGCCCTCGCCGCCATGTCTCTCGTCGCGGGACCCGCGGCTGCCGACAACAGCGCCGGCCCGTGCGCCCTGACGCGTACGGCCGCACACCACTCCCTGGGCGTGGACACCTGGAACCGCGCCTACCCCAAGCCGGAACGCCGCCTCAACGCGGTCATGGTCTTCCTGTCCTTCCCCGACGCCCGCCCGAAGACCACCCCGGAGGAGCTGACCGCCGACTACTTCCCGGTCACCAGCGACTTCTTCGAGCGGGCCTCCTACGGCAGGTTCAAGCTGGTCCCGCACCCGCAGAAGGAGTGGGTGCAGATGCCCAAGACCTCCACCGAGTACGGGATACAGCGTGACTGGGACCCGGACGACCGGGCCGCCTACCTGCGGGACGCGGTGGTCACCGCGGACCGGTCGGTGGATTTCTCGGCGTACGACATCGTGTACTTCGTGGCCGACCCGGACGCCCCCGGGGTGGACTCGGACGCCACCAAGGTCGTCAACTTCGACCGGCCGATCCGGGCGGACGGCACCGAGCTCCGCCGGATCGTCACCGTCTTCGAGCAGCACCCGCCGGACCGGAACGTGCTCGCGCACGAGACCGGCCATGTCTTCGACCTGCCGGACCTCTACCACCGGCCGACCGACGGCAAGGGCGACTGGGACACCTACGTCGGCGACTGGGATGTCATGGGCAGCCAGTTCGGCATGGCTCCCGACCTCTTCGCCTGGCACAAGTGGAAGCTGGGCTGGCTGACCACCGACCAGGTGGACTGCGTACAGAGCGGCACCTCCCTGCACACCCTTCAGCCGCTCGCCGAGGCGGTGCCGCGGGGCGGCACCGGAGGCACCCGGCTGGCGGTGGTCCGTACCGGCCCGGGCAGCGCCATCGCCGTGGAGGCGCGCGGCTCGGCCGGCAACGACGGGGACACCTGTACGGAAGGGGTGCTGGTCTACCGGGTCCGCAACGAGGCGGCCTCCGGCGGCGGCCCGATCGAGGTGCTGGACGCGCATCCGGACACCGAGGCGTGCTGGGACCGCTCGGTCTATCCGCCGCTGGCGGACGCGCCGCTGGAGGTGGGGGAGACGTACACGGTGCCGGGGGAGCGGATCACCATCGAGGTGGCGGACCGCACCCAGTCCGGCGCCTACACGGTCAAGATCACCACGTAG
- a CDS encoding putative bifunctional diguanylate cyclase/phosphodiesterase — translation MSGTSEGTGSAADSIRPTTTERELRDYRAAFNAAHLAMAVVDRDGFVVAANDALGGLLGTDPHALIEQSAADLVDLAAEARTWQAYREVLRGRQARLRCTRRLKHPDGHTLWTEVTLGPVPGTRDVLLSVADISDRRDLQARLRHLQMHDPVTRLPNRALFFERLSAALEASSYEYGGTGRIGLCYLDLDGFKAVNDTLGHRVGDRLLTAVAARLSQCADQSGYGRTGGHLVARLGGDEFAVLVEDSTGTEELVDLARSVLAAVQEPFELSGQRLSVSASIGVVERAAAGTSATGLMQAADTTLYWAKADGKARWTLFDPERNAHRMTRQALSSTLRPAVERGEFELEYQPLVDLESGVVRGVEALVRWNHPQFGLLTPNRFIGIAEEDGSIVQLGQWVLRTACRQARRWQIEHPSDSPVFVSVNVAVRQVWDSDLVGDVAEILAETGLAPQLLQLELTESAVMGSAGRPLQALQALSDMGVRIAIDDFGTGYSNLAYLSRLPVSVLKLDGSFVRGFRYEEGTHPNPADETIVEALVQLAHRLGLTVTAECVETAGQAARLRRVGCDTGQGWLYSRAVAPDRIAEMIGARPGACARDRAVPD, via the coding sequence GTGAGCGGAACCTCAGAAGGAACCGGTTCGGCGGCCGACAGCATCCGACCGACCACTACAGAGCGTGAACTGCGCGACTACCGAGCGGCCTTCAACGCGGCCCATCTGGCGATGGCCGTCGTCGACCGGGACGGTTTTGTCGTGGCCGCGAACGACGCTCTCGGCGGACTGCTCGGCACCGATCCGCACGCCCTGATCGAACAGTCGGCGGCCGATCTGGTGGACCTGGCGGCCGAGGCCCGGACCTGGCAGGCCTACCGGGAGGTGCTGCGCGGCCGGCAGGCCAGGCTGCGCTGCACCCGGCGGCTCAAACACCCGGACGGGCACACGCTGTGGACGGAGGTCACGCTGGGCCCCGTACCGGGCACTCGGGACGTGCTGCTGTCCGTGGCCGACATCAGCGACCGGCGCGATCTCCAGGCCCGGCTCCGGCATCTGCAGATGCACGACCCGGTCACCCGGCTGCCCAACCGGGCACTGTTCTTCGAACGGCTGTCGGCCGCCCTGGAGGCCTCCTCGTACGAATACGGCGGCACCGGCCGGATCGGTCTCTGCTACCTGGACCTGGACGGGTTCAAGGCGGTCAACGACACCCTGGGACACCGGGTCGGCGACCGGCTGCTGACGGCGGTGGCGGCCCGGCTCTCCCAGTGCGCGGACCAGTCCGGGTACGGGCGGACCGGCGGGCACCTGGTGGCCCGGCTCGGCGGTGACGAGTTCGCCGTACTGGTGGAGGACTCCACGGGCACCGAGGAGCTGGTCGACCTGGCCCGGTCCGTACTGGCCGCCGTACAGGAGCCGTTCGAACTGTCCGGGCAGCGGCTGTCGGTGTCGGCGTCCATCGGGGTGGTCGAACGGGCCGCCGCAGGAACCTCGGCGACCGGGCTGATGCAGGCCGCCGACACCACGCTGTACTGGGCGAAGGCGGACGGCAAGGCCCGCTGGACACTGTTCGATCCGGAGCGCAACGCCCACCGGATGACGCGCCAGGCGCTCTCCAGCACCCTCCGGCCGGCCGTGGAGCGGGGCGAGTTCGAGCTGGAGTACCAGCCGCTGGTCGACCTGGAGAGCGGGGTGGTGCGCGGGGTCGAGGCGCTGGTCCGGTGGAATCACCCGCAGTTCGGGCTGCTGACGCCGAATCGGTTCATCGGAATTGCGGAAGAGGACGGCTCCATCGTCCAGCTGGGCCAGTGGGTACTGCGCACGGCCTGCCGGCAGGCCCGGCGCTGGCAGATCGAACACCCCAGTGATTCCCCGGTGTTCGTGTCCGTGAACGTGGCGGTGCGGCAGGTGTGGGACTCCGATCTCGTCGGGGACGTGGCGGAGATCCTCGCCGAGACCGGGCTGGCTCCGCAGCTGCTGCAGCTGGAGCTGACCGAGTCGGCGGTGATGGGCTCGGCGGGACGCCCGCTCCAGGCCCTGCAGGCACTCAGCGACATGGGCGTACGGATCGCCATCGACGATTTCGGCACCGGCTACTCCAACCTGGCCTACCTCAGCCGGCTCCCGGTCTCGGTGCTCAAGCTGGACGGCTCCTTCGTCCGTGGCTTCCGCTACGAGGAGGGCACCCACCCCAACCCGGCCGACGAGACCATCGTGGAGGCCCTGGTCCAACTCGCGCACCGGCTCGGCCTCACGGTCACGGCCGAATGCGTGGAGACGGCCGGCCAGGCCGCCCGGCTGCGGCGGGTGGGCTGCGACACCGGCCAGGGCTGGCTGTACTCCCGGGCGGTGGCCCCGGACCGCATCGCCGAAATGATCGGCGCCCGCCCCGGGGCATGCGCGCGGGACCGGGCGGTGCCAGACTGA
- a CDS encoding AAA domain-containing protein: MSATVSDPGAAATRATEAILHDTLHSPRRGVVVDSPPGAGKSTLVVRAARELAGAGRRLMIVAQTNAQVDDLVLRLAEKDPELPVGRLHSSDGDAYDPALRELPSVTLSAKPGDLAELPVTISTAAKWAYVQGVEPWEHAIVDEAYQMRSDALLAVAGLFERALFVGDPGQLDPFSVVGAEQWAGLSYDPSASAVSTLLAHNPELPQHRLPVSWRLPASAAPLVSRAFYPYTPFRSGTGYGDRRLSFGVASDGSGPDRVLDEAAEAGWGLLELPARHTPRTDPEAVRAVAQVVRRALDRGTVTTDERSPAPQPLSADRIAVGTAHRDQAAAVRAALAELGVPGVTVDTANRLQGREYDLTVVLHPLSGRPDATAFHLETGRLCVLASRHRHACVVVARAGIADLLDAHPSTEPVQLGVTVKFPDGWEAMMTTWDFWSNHRVVWRG, translated from the coding sequence GTGAGCGCGACCGTGTCCGACCCGGGGGCGGCTGCCACCCGGGCCACCGAGGCGATCCTGCACGACACCCTGCACAGCCCCCGGCGGGGCGTGGTCGTCGACTCCCCGCCGGGGGCCGGGAAGTCCACCCTGGTGGTACGGGCGGCCCGCGAGCTGGCCGGGGCGGGGCGTCGGCTGATGATCGTCGCGCAGACCAATGCCCAGGTGGACGACCTGGTGCTGCGGCTGGCGGAGAAGGATCCGGAACTGCCGGTCGGCCGGCTGCACAGCAGCGACGGCGACGCCTACGACCCGGCCCTGCGCGAACTCCCCTCGGTGACCCTGTCCGCGAAGCCCGGGGACCTGGCCGAGCTCCCGGTCACCATCTCCACGGCGGCGAAATGGGCGTACGTCCAGGGTGTGGAGCCCTGGGAGCACGCGATCGTGGACGAGGCCTACCAGATGCGCTCGGATGCGCTGCTGGCCGTGGCCGGGCTGTTCGAGCGGGCGCTGTTCGTGGGCGATCCGGGGCAGTTGGACCCGTTCAGCGTGGTCGGGGCCGAGCAGTGGGCGGGGCTGTCCTACGACCCCTCCGCCTCGGCCGTCTCCACCCTGCTGGCCCACAATCCGGAGCTGCCGCAGCACCGGCTGCCGGTGTCCTGGCGGCTGCCGGCCTCCGCGGCCCCGCTGGTCTCCCGCGCCTTCTACCCGTACACGCCGTTCCGCAGCGGCACCGGATACGGCGACCGGCGGCTGTCCTTCGGGGTCGCCTCGGACGGCTCCGGCCCGGACCGGGTCCTGGACGAGGCGGCCGAGGCCGGGTGGGGGCTGCTGGAACTGCCCGCCCGGCACACCCCGCGCACCGACCCCGAGGCGGTCCGCGCGGTGGCGCAGGTGGTCCGCCGCGCCCTGGACCGCGGCACGGTCACCACGGACGAGCGCAGCCCCGCCCCGCAGCCGCTCTCCGCGGACCGGATCGCGGTGGGAACGGCCCACCGCGACCAGGCGGCGGCGGTCCGCGCGGCGCTGGCCGAACTGGGCGTGCCGGGGGTCACGGTGGACACCGCGAACCGCCTCCAGGGACGCGAGTACGACCTGACGGTCGTCCTGCACCCGCTGTCCGGCCGACCGGACGCAACGGCCTTCCACCTGGAGACGGGCCGCCTCTGTGTGCTGGCCTCCCGCCACCGCCACGCCTGCGTGGTGGTGGCCCGCGCCGGCATCGCCGACCTGCTGGACGCCCACCCGTCGACGGAACCGGTCCAGCTGGGCGTGACGGTCAAGTTCCCGGACGGTTGGGAGGCGATGATGACCACGTGGGACTTCTGGTCCAACCACCGCGTGGTCTGGCGGGGGTAG
- a CDS encoding MarR family winged helix-turn-helix transcriptional regulator, with translation MTADAPHVPEAPRPEPEPQSEPRWLTDSERRAWLAWRRMFPLVNAEIARDMGRQSGLSEADYDVLSRLSESPGRRRRISGLAERMLWSRSRLSHQLTRMEQRGLVRREDVAEDGRGAEVVLTEAGWSTIAAAAPHHVDSVRRHLIDVLTPDQLQALADIGESLSENLSDNPPWRS, from the coding sequence ATGACGGCCGATGCCCCCCACGTGCCCGAAGCCCCCCGACCCGAGCCCGAGCCCCAGTCCGAACCGCGCTGGCTCACCGATTCCGAACGGCGCGCGTGGCTCGCCTGGCGGCGGATGTTTCCCCTGGTCAACGCGGAGATCGCACGCGATATGGGCCGGCAGAGCGGCCTCTCCGAAGCCGACTACGACGTCCTGTCGAGGCTCAGCGAGAGCCCCGGCCGGCGCCGCCGGATCAGCGGTCTGGCGGAACGCATGCTGTGGTCCCGCAGCCGGCTCTCCCACCAGCTCACCCGGATGGAACAGCGCGGCCTGGTCCGCCGCGAGGACGTGGCCGAGGACGGCCGCGGCGCCGAGGTGGTCCTCACCGAGGCCGGCTGGTCCACGATCGCGGCAGCGGCCCCCCACCACGTCGACTCGGTCCGCCGCCACCTGATCGACGTCCTCACCCCCGACCAGCTGCAAGCCCTGGCCGACATCGGCGAGTCCCTCTCCGAGAACCTCTCCGACAACCCCCCGTGGCGCTCCTGA
- a CDS encoding LLM class flavin-dependent oxidoreductase: MSDVRDPIRGTARGTAPVPLSVLDLATVGSGSTAHDSLRTSVELAQLAESRGFHRHWVAEHHSMPGVASSSPAVILAHLAAHTRRIRLGSGGVMLPNHAPLAIAEQFGTLEALAPGRIDLGLGRAPGTDGRTAAALRGTARPDAEAAEFPRQLAELTRFLDDDFPDGHPYARVHAVPGPVQGPTARPPLWLLGSSGFSARLAGELGLPFAYAHHFSAAGTLPALRLYRESFRPSAVLDAPYTVIGVSALAAEDAAEARAQVLTGALSMLRLRTGRPGLIPTPEEAAGYPFTAAEREFVDGWLANVVHGTPEEVRAGLDALAARTGADELMLTANAHGGAARLRSYALVADAYGMPEGEIPLG, encoded by the coding sequence ATGAGTGACGTGCGGGACCCGATCCGCGGGACCGCCCGCGGAACCGCGCCGGTTCCCCTGTCGGTACTGGATCTGGCCACCGTCGGCAGCGGCAGTACGGCCCACGATTCCCTGCGGACCAGCGTCGAGCTGGCCCAACTCGCCGAATCCCGCGGATTCCACCGCCACTGGGTGGCCGAACACCACTCCATGCCCGGGGTCGCCAGCTCCTCCCCGGCCGTGATCCTCGCCCACCTCGCCGCCCACACCCGGCGGATCCGGCTCGGCTCCGGCGGGGTGATGCTGCCCAACCACGCCCCGCTGGCCATCGCCGAGCAGTTCGGCACCCTGGAGGCGCTCGCGCCGGGACGGATCGACCTCGGCCTCGGCCGCGCCCCCGGGACCGACGGCCGCACCGCCGCCGCGCTCCGCGGGACCGCCCGGCCCGATGCCGAGGCGGCGGAGTTCCCCCGGCAGCTCGCCGAGCTCACCCGGTTCCTCGACGACGACTTCCCCGACGGCCATCCGTACGCCCGCGTGCACGCCGTGCCCGGCCCGGTCCAGGGGCCCACGGCCCGCCCGCCGCTCTGGCTGCTCGGCTCCTCCGGGTTCAGCGCCCGCCTCGCCGGGGAACTCGGCCTGCCCTTCGCGTACGCCCACCACTTCTCGGCGGCCGGCACCCTGCCCGCGCTCCGGCTGTACCGGGAGAGCTTCCGGCCCTCGGCGGTGCTCGACGCCCCCTACACCGTCATCGGGGTGTCCGCGCTGGCCGCCGAGGACGCGGCCGAGGCCCGGGCCCAGGTGCTGACCGGCGCCCTGTCGATGCTGCGGCTGCGTACCGGCCGGCCCGGGCTGATCCCGACCCCGGAGGAGGCGGCCGGGTACCCCTTCACCGCGGCGGAACGGGAGTTCGTGGACGGCTGGCTCGCCAACGTGGTCCACGGCACCCCGGAGGAGGTCCGGGCGGGACTCGACGCACTGGCGGCGCGGACCGGCGCGGACGAGCTGATGCTGACCGCGAACGCCCACGGCGGAGCCGCCCGGCTGCGCTCGTACGCGCTCGTCGCAGATGCGTACGGGATGCCGGAGGGGGAAATTCCGCTCGGCTGA
- a CDS encoding NADPH-dependent FMN reductase, giving the protein MPRLHIVSTSTRPVSLGRPLASWAAGIAAEHGGFEVNPVDLAEINLPFLDEPEQPAARAYVHPHTHTWSALVESGDALVFVLPMYNGSFTAPLKNAIDFLYHEWKGKAVGLVSYSAGPTGGAPAAAAIRPVLQRLGTRLAEQDVAVPGITGLVGEDGTFTAPEGLADELTAVLDQLAKLLTEEPVGE; this is encoded by the coding sequence ATGCCGCGCCTGCACATCGTGTCCACCAGCACCCGCCCCGTCTCCCTCGGCCGCCCCCTCGCCTCCTGGGCCGCCGGCATCGCCGCCGAGCACGGCGGCTTCGAGGTCAACCCGGTGGACCTCGCCGAGATCAACCTGCCCTTCCTCGACGAGCCCGAGCAGCCCGCCGCCCGCGCCTACGTCCACCCCCACACGCACACGTGGAGCGCCCTGGTCGAGTCCGGGGACGCCCTCGTCTTCGTGCTGCCGATGTACAACGGCAGCTTCACCGCCCCGCTGAAGAACGCCATCGACTTCCTCTACCACGAGTGGAAGGGCAAGGCGGTCGGCCTGGTCAGCTACAGCGCCGGCCCCACCGGCGGCGCCCCGGCAGCCGCCGCCATCCGCCCCGTGCTCCAGCGGCTCGGCACCCGGCTCGCCGAGCAGGACGTCGCCGTGCCCGGCATCACCGGCCTGGTCGGCGAGGACGGCACCTTCACCGCGCCGGAGGGTCTCGCCGACGAGCTGACCGCCGTCCTGGACCAGCTGGCCAAGCTGCTCACCGAGGAGCCCGTCGGCGAGTGA